The following coding sequences lie in one Moritella viscosa genomic window:
- a CDS encoding 4'-phosphopantetheinyl transferase hetI, with product MLSTSTDQLTLATNEIHLWSVDPKRIQQPELLRAYSRLLAPEETTKQQRFRFEKDRHSALITRAFVRDLLSRYADVPPADWKFVKGEKDKPEIVNPPLPLRFNISHTDNMIICAVMLNDDIGCDVENTSRTSDVLSIAKHSFSQVEVEDLLTQPIAQQASRFFDYWTLKESYIKAWGLGLSIPLKDFSFSLPENHQKKNISSIENIKLSFAAHRIDDANTWRSWLFYPNNIHRVALSVRATYNNQDTDYKMRFFNSIPLIKATETARFSPDVNSMMD from the coding sequence GTGCTTTCAACATCAACAGATCAACTAACATTAGCTACGAATGAAATTCACCTGTGGTCAGTAGACCCGAAAAGAATCCAACAACCTGAATTATTACGTGCTTATAGTCGCCTGTTGGCACCAGAAGAAACGACAAAACAGCAACGATTTCGTTTTGAAAAAGATCGCCACAGTGCATTAATAACCCGCGCTTTTGTCCGTGATTTGTTATCACGTTATGCTGATGTGCCACCCGCAGACTGGAAATTTGTCAAAGGTGAAAAAGATAAGCCCGAGATTGTTAACCCACCCCTGCCATTACGTTTTAATATCAGCCACACCGACAATATGATCATTTGCGCGGTAATGCTTAATGACGATATTGGTTGTGATGTAGAAAATACCAGCCGAACAAGTGATGTATTAAGTATTGCGAAGCACTCATTCTCTCAAGTTGAGGTCGAGGATTTACTCACCCAACCAATAGCGCAGCAAGCGAGTCGTTTCTTTGATTATTGGACATTAAAAGAATCTTACATCAAAGCATGGGGGTTAGGTTTGTCGATCCCGTTGAAAGACTTTAGTTTCAGCCTGCCGGAAAACCACCAGAAGAAAAACATCAGCTCTATTGAAAACATTAAATTAAGCTTTGCAGCTCACCGTATTGACGATGCGAATACCTGGCGTAGTTGGTTGTTTTATCCCAACAACATTCACCGCGTCGCACTGTCAGTTCGCGCGACTTATAACAATCAAGATACAGATTATAAAATGCGTTTTTTTAATTCAATACCACTCATTAAAGCGACTGAAACGGCAAGATTTAGTCCTGATGTGAATTCGATGATGGATTAA